From Cyanobium sp. Tous-M-B4, the proteins below share one genomic window:
- the gap gene encoding type I glyceraldehyde-3-phosphate dehydrogenase, with protein MTLRVAINGFGRIGRNFTRCWLSRGANTGIELVGINGSGDTNTMAHLLKYDSMLGPLRGVEVTTTEDTIVLNGKTIKTFYDRNPANLPWKEWGVDLVIESTGVFNDDVGASKHFEAGAKKVILTAPGKGAKVGTFVVGVNADQYRHEDWDILSNASCTTNCMAPVVKVLDQAFGIVKGTMTTTHSYTGDQRILDAAHRDLRRARAAAVNIVPTSTGAAQAVALVYPPMKGKLSGIAMRVPTPNVSVVDMVLDISRDTTKEEVNALLKASSENAMKGIIKYCDLPLVSSDHAGTDESTIIDSELTLVMGGNMLKVIAWYDNEWGYSQRVVDLAEIVAKQWK; from the coding sequence ATGACTCTGCGCGTTGCGATTAATGGATTTGGCCGGATCGGTCGCAACTTCACCCGCTGCTGGCTGAGCCGTGGGGCCAACACCGGCATCGAACTGGTGGGCATCAATGGCTCCGGTGACACCAACACCATGGCCCACCTGCTCAAGTACGACTCCATGCTCGGCCCCCTGCGGGGCGTGGAAGTCACCACCACCGAGGACACGATCGTCCTCAACGGCAAGACGATCAAAACCTTCTACGACCGCAATCCCGCCAACCTTCCCTGGAAGGAATGGGGCGTTGATCTGGTGATTGAGTCCACCGGCGTGTTTAACGACGATGTTGGCGCCAGTAAGCACTTCGAGGCTGGTGCCAAAAAGGTAATTCTCACGGCACCTGGCAAGGGCGCAAAAGTTGGCACGTTTGTGGTGGGCGTTAACGCCGATCAATACCGCCACGAAGATTGGGACATTCTCAGCAACGCCAGCTGCACCACCAACTGCATGGCTCCTGTGGTGAAGGTGCTGGATCAAGCATTCGGCATCGTCAAGGGCACGATGACGACCACCCACAGCTACACCGGTGACCAGCGCATCTTGGATGCGGCCCACCGCGACCTGCGTCGTGCCCGGGCCGCTGCGGTCAATATTGTGCCTACAAGTACCGGCGCGGCCCAGGCTGTGGCGCTGGTCTATCCGCCGATGAAGGGCAAGCTCAGCGGTATCGCTATGCGAGTGCCAACCCCGAACGTCTCGGTGGTTGACATGGTGCTTGATATCAGCCGCGACACCACCAAGGAGGAGGTGAATGCCCTATTGAAGGCTTCATCGGAAAATGCCATGAAGGGCATCATTAAGTATTGCGATCTACCTTTGGTTTCCAGCGATCATGCCGGTACTGACGAATCAACGATCATTGATTCTGAGCTCACTCTTGTAATGGGCGGCAACATGTTGAAGGTTATCGCCTGGTATGACAATGAGTGGGGTTATAGCCAGCGGGTTGTTGATCTGGCTGAAATTGTTGCCAAGCAATGGAAGTGA
- the murC gene encoding UDP-N-acetylmuramate--L-alanine ligase: MAPLLDRHQPLHFIGVGGIGMSALAGILAERGYAVSGSDPRENAVIDRLRRLGVRVFLEQNAATVAAIRSGTSVSPQVVISSAVPETNPELLEARRMGLAICHRSDVLAALINSQDSIAVAGSHGKTTTSTLIATLLAATQHDPTAVIGGIVPAFGSNGRHGEGRLLVAEADESDGSLVKFRSSLGVLTNVELDHTDHYPDLEALITTLQRFAGNTSRLLANHDDPVLRERFKASHWWSIESAAGVSFAAIAQEQRGDGTVADFFEYGELVGRFELPLPGRHNLSNAVAAMAACRLEGVSFAELSEAVAALQAPGRRFDFRGLWQGRLVVDDYAHHPSEVAATLAMARLMVDSGRSALPVAPRRLVAVFQPHRYSRTAQFLDGFAAALSEADSVLIAPLYAAGEAPIPGISSAAMAEAVRQLAPNLPVAVANTLDELAAQVAAKSQEGDLVIAMGAGDVNSLWERLEQHQQAVDSAIAASAAPLAA; this comes from the coding sequence TTGGCGCCCCTGCTCGATCGTCACCAACCGCTCCACTTCATTGGGGTTGGCGGCATCGGCATGTCTGCCCTAGCGGGGATCCTGGCGGAAAGGGGCTACGCGGTAAGTGGCTCCGACCCCAGGGAAAACGCCGTGATCGACCGCTTGCGGCGTCTGGGGGTGCGGGTGTTTTTGGAGCAGAATGCCGCCACGGTTGCTGCTATTCGCAGTGGAACCTCGGTCTCACCTCAAGTGGTGATTAGCTCCGCCGTACCAGAGACCAACCCGGAGCTCCTGGAGGCCCGTCGCATGGGCCTGGCGATCTGCCACCGCTCCGACGTGCTGGCCGCCCTGATCAATAGCCAGGACTCCATCGCCGTAGCCGGAAGCCATGGCAAAACCACTACCAGCACCCTGATCGCCACCCTGCTAGCGGCCACCCAACACGACCCCACCGCGGTGATAGGCGGGATCGTGCCCGCCTTTGGCAGCAACGGTCGCCATGGCGAGGGCAGGCTGCTGGTGGCGGAGGCGGATGAATCGGACGGCTCCTTGGTGAAATTCCGCTCATCCCTCGGCGTGCTCACCAACGTCGAACTCGACCACACGGACCACTACCCCGACCTCGAAGCCCTGATCACCACCCTGCAAAGATTCGCCGGCAACACATCAAGGCTCCTGGCAAACCACGACGACCCGGTGCTGCGCGAGCGGTTCAAAGCCAGCCATTGGTGGTCGATCGAAAGCGCCGCAGGCGTCTCCTTTGCAGCGATTGCCCAAGAGCAAAGGGGTGACGGCACCGTTGCCGACTTCTTTGAATACGGTGAACTGGTGGGCCGCTTTGAACTGCCCTTGCCCGGTCGTCACAACCTCAGCAACGCGGTTGCGGCCATGGCCGCCTGCCGGCTGGAGGGGGTTTCATTTGCCGAGCTGAGCGAAGCGGTAGCCGCCCTCCAGGCCCCAGGACGGCGCTTTGATTTCCGCGGTTTGTGGCAGGGCCGGCTGGTGGTCGACGACTACGCCCACCACCCCAGCGAGGTGGCCGCAACCCTGGCCATGGCCAGGCTGATGGTGGACAGCGGCCGCAGCGCCCTGCCCGTGGCGCCACGGCGTTTAGTTGCAGTGTTTCAGCCCCATCGCTACAGCCGCACAGCCCAGTTTCTGGACGGCTTTGCAGCGGCCCTGTCGGAAGCCGATTCCGTGCTGATCGCGCCCCTCTACGCCGCTGGTGAAGCGCCGATTCCAGGCATCTCCAGCGCCGCCATGGCCGAGGCGGTGCGGCAGCTGGCACCCAACCTGCCGGTAGCGGTGGCAAACACTCTCGACGAGCTCGCCGCCCAGGTGGCCGCCAAGAGTCAAGAGGGTGATCTGGTGATCGCCATGGGTGCAGGGGACGTCAACAGCCTCTGGGAACGCCTCGAACAGCACCAGCAAGCAGTTGACAGCGCCATCGCTGCCTCTGCAGCCCCCCTGGCGGCCTGA
- the murB gene encoding UDP-N-acetylmuramate dehydrogenase, with protein MIAAPSCHPGLRQGVGLQPFTTWKVGGPAEWFAEPGDRDELISLAAWARAQGLSLRCIGAGSNLLIADSGLPGLTICNRRLQGSRLDAASGLVEAEAGEPIPTLARKAARLGLSGLEWAVGIPGTVGGAVVMNAGAQGGCTAECLHSVRVLDPANPATSFELEARELDFAYRHSRLQAETWIVLAATFQLEAGHDPAAITSRTSANLHSRTSTQPYQQPSCGSVFRNPEPQKAGQLIEALGLKGLQIGDAQVSPIHANFIVNIGQASASDIDALIAEVQRRVLASHGLTLHPEVKRLGFGPEH; from the coding sequence ATGATTGCGGCCCCTAGCTGCCACCCTGGCCTACGCCAAGGGGTTGGGCTTCAGCCCTTCACCACCTGGAAGGTGGGAGGACCAGCGGAGTGGTTTGCCGAGCCTGGAGACCGCGATGAGCTGATTTCTCTGGCGGCCTGGGCCCGGGCCCAGGGCCTGTCCTTGCGCTGCATCGGCGCAGGCTCCAACCTGCTGATCGCCGATAGCGGCCTGCCCGGCCTCACCATCTGCAACAGGCGGCTACAGGGGAGCCGGCTCGACGCCGCCAGCGGCCTGGTGGAAGCGGAAGCCGGAGAACCGATCCCCACCCTGGCCCGCAAAGCAGCCCGGCTTGGCCTGAGCGGCCTGGAGTGGGCCGTGGGCATCCCAGGCACCGTGGGGGGCGCGGTGGTGATGAATGCGGGCGCTCAAGGCGGCTGCACGGCCGAATGTTTGCACTCGGTGCGGGTGCTGGACCCTGCCAATCCCGCAACGTCCTTCGAGCTGGAAGCCCGGGAACTGGACTTCGCCTATCGCCACAGCCGCCTCCAGGCGGAGACCTGGATCGTGCTGGCAGCCACCTTCCAGCTGGAGGCCGGCCACGACCCCGCAGCCATCACCTCGCGCACCAGTGCCAATCTGCACAGCCGCACCAGCACCCAGCCCTATCAACAGCCCAGCTGCGGCAGTGTTTTTCGCAACCCAGAACCACAGAAAGCGGGGCAGCTGATCGAAGCGCTGGGCCTAAAAGGACTGCAGATCGGTGATGCCCAAGTTTCGCCAATCCACGCCAATTTCATCGTCAACATTGGCCAGGCCAGCGCCAGTGACATCGATGCCTTAATCGCAGAAGTGCAACGCCGGGTGCTGGCCAGCCACGGCCTGACCCTCCACCCTGAGGTAAAGCGGCTGGGTTTCGGCCCGGAGCACTAG
- a CDS encoding YbaB/EbfC family nucleoid-associated protein, whose translation MAGFGLPNFGQLTEAFKKAQELQQNAQKLQEELDAMELEGRSADGRASIWLTGNQQPLRVQLAPELIAEGAAASEAAVLDALQAAYELSTGTMKGRMEELTGGLNLNLPGLGG comes from the coding sequence ATGGCTGGCTTCGGACTCCCCAACTTCGGTCAGCTCACCGAGGCCTTCAAGAAGGCCCAGGAGCTGCAGCAAAACGCCCAGAAGCTCCAGGAAGAACTTGATGCAATGGAACTGGAGGGCCGCAGCGCCGACGGCCGGGCCAGCATCTGGCTCACGGGCAACCAGCAACCGCTGCGAGTACAACTGGCCCCCGAACTGATCGCCGAAGGGGCTGCCGCCAGCGAGGCCGCCGTGCTGGATGCATTGCAAGCCGCCTACGAGCTGTCCACCGGCACGATGAAAGGCCGCATGGAAGAGCTCACCGGTGGCCTGAATCTCAATCTGCCAGGTCTAGGCGGCTGA
- the rsgA gene encoding ribosome small subunit-dependent GTPase A — MGVEPGRLRLMGQVVALLANYCWVELDQVGPTGLSRLLCTRRTRLGKSGQTIAVGDRVWVDGIDWPAGRAAVAALEPRQSLLERPAVANVALVVVVVALAEPELDLLQLTRFLLTAEATGRPVQLLFSKADLVSPDEVASWCQRAAAWGYDALAVSTSSGEGMEPLLQRLAQPGIAVLCGPSGVGKSSVLNGLCPELGLRVAAVSGRLQRGRHTTRHVELFPLAPGALLADTPGFNRPRLPSDPFALGPLFPEIRQRLGLGCCRFSNCLHQGDPGCAVGSDWERYPLYAQCLSDLLLDGERTGWVADSPDGSGLRRRGQGLEPRLAPGLRQLSRRRQRQQLLDGEEDGQAGTGKTTDFSRLDLAD; from the coding sequence ATGGGGGTTGAGCCTGGGCGATTGCGCCTAATGGGGCAGGTGGTGGCTCTGCTGGCCAATTACTGCTGGGTGGAACTGGATCAGGTAGGGCCCACCGGCCTGAGTCGACTTTTGTGCACCCGGCGCACCCGCCTTGGCAAAAGCGGCCAAACCATCGCCGTGGGCGATCGCGTCTGGGTGGATGGCATCGACTGGCCTGCTGGCCGGGCGGCTGTGGCGGCCCTGGAGCCGCGTCAGAGCCTGCTTGAGCGGCCCGCCGTGGCCAACGTGGCCCTCGTGGTCGTGGTGGTGGCGCTGGCGGAGCCAGAGCTGGACCTGCTCCAGCTCACACGCTTTTTGTTGACGGCTGAGGCGACGGGCCGGCCGGTGCAGTTGCTGTTCTCCAAGGCGGATCTGGTTTCGCCTGACGAGGTGGCCAGTTGGTGCCAGCGAGCTGCTGCCTGGGGTTACGACGCCCTGGCGGTATCTACCAGTAGTGGCGAGGGCATGGAGCCTTTGCTGCAGCGGCTGGCCCAGCCAGGTATCGCGGTGCTTTGTGGACCTTCTGGGGTGGGGAAGAGCAGCGTGCTCAACGGTCTTTGCCCCGAGCTGGGCCTGCGGGTGGCGGCGGTGTCAGGGCGGCTGCAGCGGGGCCGCCACACCACCCGCCACGTGGAGCTTTTCCCCTTGGCACCCGGAGCCCTGCTGGCCGACACGCCTGGATTCAATAGGCCGCGGCTGCCTTCCGACCCCTTTGCCTTAGGCCCCCTGTTCCCGGAGATTCGGCAACGCCTGGGCTTGGGCTGCTGCCGCTTCAGCAATTGCTTGCACCAGGGCGACCCCGGCTGCGCCGTTGGCTCCGATTGGGAGCGGTACCCCCTTTATGCCCAGTGCCTGAGCGACCTGCTGCTGGATGGCGAGCGAACGGGCTGGGTTGCGGACTCCCCAGACGGGTCGGGGCTGCGGCGCCGCGGTCAGGGTCTAGAGCCCCGCCTGGCGCCCGGATTGCGGCAGCTCTCCCGGCGTCGCCAGCGTCAGCAGCTGCTGGATGGGGAAGAGGACGGCCAGGCTGGCACTGGAAAAACGACGGATTTCAGCCGCCTAGACCTGGCAGATTGA
- a CDS encoding sulfurtransferase TusA family protein: MSAGWADGNPDAQLDLRGIACPLNFIRTKLALERLLPGQILQVDLDRGEPQQQVTQGLESSGHGVTCCDHPEQQGAVRLQVRCHGG, translated from the coding sequence TTGAGCGCCGGTTGGGCAGACGGCAACCCAGATGCCCAGCTTGATCTGCGTGGCATTGCTTGTCCGCTCAACTTCATTCGCACCAAGCTGGCCCTGGAGCGTTTGCTTCCTGGCCAGATCCTGCAGGTGGACCTAGATCGGGGAGAGCCCCAGCAGCAGGTGACCCAGGGGCTGGAGAGCTCAGGTCATGGAGTTACCTGCTGCGATCACCCGGAGCAACAAGGGGCCGTGCGGCTGCAGGTTCGTTGTCATGGGGGTTGA
- the dnaJ gene encoding molecular chaperone DnaJ produces the protein MADYYDLLGTARDADPDTLKRAYRRMARQYHPDVNKDPGAEDKFKEIGRAYEVLSDPQTRARYDQFGEAGLGGGGAPDMGDMGGFADLFETFFSGFGGAGAGAGPRRRGPRQGDDLRLDLTINFQEAVFGIEKEVQIRHLETCSTCQGSGAKSGSGPTSCGTCGGAGQVRRATRTPFGSFTQVAACPTCEGSGQVIADPCGACGGQGLQQVRKKLRINIPAGVDSGTRLRVANEGNAGQRGGPAGDLYVFLSVQSAAGLRRDGIHIHSEVTLNYLQAILGDTIEVDTVDGQESLEIPAGTQPGAVLTLQSKGVPKLGNPVARGNHLVSIKVQLPTKLNAEERELLEQLAGHHTSKGHKHPHKSGLFGGLFG, from the coding sequence ATGGCCGACTACTACGACCTGCTCGGCACCGCCCGCGACGCCGATCCAGACACTTTGAAGCGGGCCTACCGGCGGATGGCCCGGCAGTACCACCCGGATGTCAACAAAGATCCTGGGGCTGAAGACAAATTCAAGGAGATCGGCCGGGCCTACGAGGTGCTCAGCGATCCCCAGACTCGCGCCCGTTACGACCAGTTTGGTGAGGCGGGTCTAGGTGGCGGCGGCGCGCCTGATATGGGCGACATGGGCGGCTTTGCCGACCTGTTTGAGACCTTCTTCAGTGGCTTTGGGGGGGCGGGTGCTGGAGCAGGTCCGCGGCGGCGTGGTCCCCGTCAAGGCGATGACCTGCGCCTCGACCTCACCATCAACTTCCAAGAGGCGGTATTTGGTATCGAGAAGGAGGTGCAGATTCGGCATCTCGAAACCTGCAGCACCTGCCAGGGCTCCGGTGCCAAGTCGGGCAGTGGACCCACAAGCTGCGGCACCTGTGGCGGCGCCGGCCAGGTGCGTCGGGCCACTCGCACCCCATTCGGCAGTTTTACCCAGGTGGCGGCTTGTCCCACCTGTGAGGGCAGCGGCCAGGTGATTGCCGACCCCTGCGGCGCCTGCGGTGGCCAGGGTCTGCAGCAGGTGCGTAAAAAGCTGCGCATCAACATCCCAGCTGGGGTTGATTCCGGCACCCGGCTGCGGGTGGCAAATGAGGGCAATGCGGGCCAGCGGGGTGGACCCGCCGGCGATCTCTATGTGTTCCTAAGCGTTCAATCGGCTGCCGGCTTGCGCCGCGATGGCATCCACATCCACTCGGAGGTGACGCTCAATTACCTCCAGGCCATTTTGGGCGACACCATCGAGGTAGACACGGTGGACGGCCAGGAGTCGTTAGAGATTCCAGCTGGCACCCAGCCCGGAGCGGTTCTCACCCTGCAGAGCAAGGGGGTGCCCAAGTTGGGCAATCCGGTGGCCCGAGGCAACCACCTAGTCAGCATCAAGGTGCAGCTGCCCACCAAGCTCAATGCTGAGGAGCGGGAGTTGCTGGAGCAGCTGGCCGGCCACCACACCAGCAAGGGCCACAAGCATCCCCATAAGAGCGGTTTGTTTGGGGGCCTCTTCGGTTGA
- the grpE gene encoding nucleotide exchange factor GrpE — MSGDTSMSGDSNLGAGAPQAADPSEIPATPEIEAGQEAGSDQISDQGSDLAGQLAALKAEHEGLNGQYMRLAADFDNFRKRQSRDSEDLRLQITCSTLGEILPVVDNFDRARQQLNPQHEEAQALHRSYQGLYKQLVDVFKQLGVSPMRVEGEPFDPSLHEAVLREPSETHAEDVVIEELQRGYHLNGRVLRHALVKVSMGPGSGAVTAGSQAAGCQAAENGQAEEQDG, encoded by the coding sequence ATGAGCGGTGACACCTCGATGAGCGGTGACAGCAACCTGGGAGCTGGGGCGCCCCAGGCAGCTGATCCCAGCGAGATTCCGGCTACTCCGGAGATTGAGGCAGGCCAGGAGGCAGGCTCTGACCAGATTTCTGATCAGGGTTCCGATCTGGCTGGCCAGCTGGCTGCACTCAAGGCAGAGCATGAGGGCCTCAACGGCCAATACATGCGCCTGGCTGCCGACTTCGACAACTTCCGCAAGCGCCAAAGCCGCGACAGCGAAGACCTACGCCTCCAGATCACCTGCTCCACTTTGGGTGAAATTTTGCCGGTGGTCGACAACTTCGACCGGGCAAGGCAGCAGTTGAATCCCCAGCACGAGGAAGCTCAGGCGTTGCATCGCAGCTATCAGGGCCTCTACAAGCAGCTGGTGGATGTGTTCAAGCAGCTGGGGGTTTCACCAATGCGTGTAGAGGGTGAACCCTTCGATCCCAGCTTGCATGAGGCGGTTTTGCGTGAACCCAGCGAGACCCATGCCGAAGATGTAGTGATCGAGGAGTTGCAGCGCGGCTACCACTTAAATGGTCGGGTGCTGCGCCACGCCCTGGTCAAAGTGTCGATGGGGCCTGGTTCCGGCGCCGTCACTGCAGGCTCCCAAGCTGCTGGCTGCCAAGCAGCTGAGAATGGCCAGGCTGAGGAGCAGGACGGCTGA